A stretch of Paenibacillus peoriae DNA encodes these proteins:
- a CDS encoding NAD(P)-dependent oxidoreductase, which produces MKIAVIGATGKAGNNIVKEALDRGHEVTAIVRDSSKVTESRATVVQKDVFDLKTDDLKGFDVVVNAFAAPLGQEHLHVDAGNVLIEALRNVSGTRLIVVGGAGSLFTDESQTLLVKDAPGFPDFVYPTANNQGKNLEILRGTSDLNWTFISPSAEFALGKRTGSYQVGKDTLLVNSKGASYVSYEDYAVAVVDEIEKPQHLNQRFTVVSES; this is translated from the coding sequence ATGAAAATTGCAGTTATTGGTGCAACCGGTAAAGCAGGAAATAATATCGTAAAAGAAGCATTAGACAGAGGGCATGAAGTAACCGCCATCGTCCGTGACTCGTCCAAAGTAACAGAAAGTCGTGCTACTGTGGTACAAAAAGACGTTTTTGATCTGAAAACAGATGATCTGAAAGGTTTTGACGTAGTTGTTAATGCATTTGCCGCTCCACTCGGACAAGAGCATCTGCATGTCGATGCAGGTAACGTACTGATCGAAGCCCTGCGTAATGTATCCGGTACTCGCCTGATTGTCGTAGGTGGTGCAGGCAGCTTGTTCACTGATGAATCCCAAACACTTTTGGTAAAAGACGCTCCTGGCTTCCCTGATTTCGTATATCCAACAGCCAACAACCAAGGAAAAAACCTGGAAATTTTGCGTGGTACCAGCGACCTGAACTGGACCTTTATTAGCCCTTCTGCGGAATTTGCACTGGGTAAACGTACAGGCTCTTACCAAGTAGGAAAAGACACACTGTTGGTTAATTCCAAAGGTGCAAGCTATGTCAGTTACGAAGATTATGCAGTTGCCGTAGTGGACGAAATCGAAAAACCACAACATCTGAACCAACGCTTCACAGTGGTGTCCGAGTCCTAA
- a CDS encoding cation:proton antiporter, translating to MQFILYLLLILLFTKVAGHVSVRLGQPAVLGKLIAGIVLGPAVLGWVENDSLIHDMSEIGVLLLMFIAGLETDLDQLRRNWKPAVAVAVGGIILPLICGFGVGEAFGFSVHEGWFLGIILSATSVSITVQVLKDMNKLNTREGSTILGAAVLDDVLVVVLLAVVMSIFGMGGETSLGLLVGKKLVFFVVAILGGWFVVPWIMKILAPLKVTEAVITTALIICFGFAYFADMLGMAGIIGAFAAGIAIAQTSFKHVVEEKVEPIAYSIFVPVFFVSIGLNVSFEGVGQQLGFVVVLTLIALVTKLVGGGLGARLTGFNNRSSLAIGSGMISRGEVALIIAATGLQSGLLAQQYFTSVIIAVILTTLAAPPILKLCFSDKRETSAHDTEKKASIDKL from the coding sequence ATGCAATTTATATTGTATCTTCTGCTGATTCTGTTGTTCACAAAAGTCGCGGGTCATGTGTCTGTCAGGCTCGGTCAACCAGCAGTGCTAGGAAAGCTGATCGCAGGAATTGTGCTGGGCCCAGCGGTATTAGGATGGGTTGAGAATGATTCGCTGATTCATGATATGTCTGAAATCGGCGTGCTGTTGCTGATGTTCATTGCTGGACTGGAGACGGATCTGGATCAACTTCGACGTAATTGGAAGCCTGCGGTAGCTGTGGCGGTTGGAGGTATTATTTTACCGCTAATTTGTGGTTTTGGTGTAGGGGAAGCCTTTGGATTCTCGGTGCATGAAGGCTGGTTTCTAGGGATCATTCTGAGTGCTACCTCGGTAAGTATTACCGTACAGGTGCTCAAGGATATGAACAAGCTGAATACCCGAGAGGGCTCGACCATTTTGGGTGCGGCGGTGCTGGACGATGTGCTTGTTGTGGTACTGCTAGCGGTAGTAATGAGTATATTCGGTATGGGTGGAGAGACTTCGCTGGGACTTCTTGTTGGCAAAAAGCTAGTTTTCTTCGTCGTAGCTATTCTGGGGGGCTGGTTCGTTGTTCCGTGGATTATGAAAATACTCGCTCCACTCAAGGTGACTGAAGCAGTCATCACGACTGCGTTGATTATTTGCTTTGGGTTTGCGTATTTTGCAGATATGTTGGGGATGGCGGGCATTATCGGGGCTTTTGCTGCCGGGATTGCCATTGCACAAACAAGCTTTAAGCACGTCGTAGAAGAAAAGGTGGAACCCATCGCTTATTCCATCTTTGTTCCTGTTTTTTTTGTCAGCATTGGATTAAATGTTTCCTTTGAGGGAGTAGGGCAGCAGCTCGGATTTGTTGTTGTTTTGACACTGATTGCGCTGGTGACGAAGTTAGTGGGAGGAGGCCTCGGCGCGCGGCTGACGGGCTTCAATAACCGTTCTTCTCTTGCGATTGGCTCCGGTATGATATCACGTGGCGAGGTCGCACTTATTATTGCAGCTACCGGTCTACAGTCGGGTCTGTTGGCACAGCAATATTTTACATCCGTGATCATTGCCGTCATTTTGACAACGTTGGCTGCACCTCCAATTCTCAAGCTGTGTTTTAGCGATAAGAGGGAGACTTCCGCTCACGATACAGAAAAGAAGGCCAGCATTGATAAGTTGTAA
- a CDS encoding GNAT family N-acetyltransferase, whose translation MMTQQTSASEPVARLLEGSRVYLRPVNVEDTELYYNTLFHQDVRRLTGTQRSFTKDQIARYIEAKGQDSSSLLLLIALREDDRVIGDIALQDMDSLNRSANIRIAINEQGNQGKGYGTGALVLMLGYGFGICNLHRIELNVFDFNERAIRCYEKVGFQREGVQRDALFYNYEYHDSILMSMLDHEYRDRYVKKVEN comes from the coding sequence ATGATGACTCAACAAACTTCAGCCTCAGAGCCTGTGGCACGGTTACTTGAAGGATCTCGGGTGTACTTGCGTCCCGTTAACGTGGAGGACACCGAGCTATACTATAATACATTGTTCCATCAGGATGTGCGGAGGCTGACAGGCACACAACGCAGCTTTACCAAGGATCAAATTGCCCGTTATATTGAAGCTAAAGGACAGGATTCCTCAAGCCTGCTGCTCTTGATTGCGCTTCGCGAAGATGATCGTGTCATCGGAGATATAGCTCTGCAGGATATGGACAGCCTGAATCGCAGTGCCAACATCCGTATTGCGATCAATGAGCAGGGAAATCAGGGGAAGGGCTACGGCACCGGAGCGCTTGTGCTCATGCTGGGTTACGGATTCGGTATCTGTAACCTGCATCGGATTGAGCTGAATGTATTTGATTTTAATGAACGTGCCATTCGTTGCTATGAAAAAGTAGGCTTTCAGCGCGAAGGTGTACAACGGGATGCTTTATTCTACAATTATGAATACCATGATTCGATTCTGATGAGTATGCTGGACCACGAATACCGCGACCGCTACGTGAAAAAAGTAGAAAATTGA